Proteins found in one Pyrus communis chromosome 15, drPyrComm1.1, whole genome shotgun sequence genomic segment:
- the LOC137717247 gene encoding pectin acetylesterase 8-like, translating into MACSRLGKWLTLLVCLLVLLKAESHPVALTLVENAVAKGAVCLDGSAPAYHFDKGFGAGINNWLVHVEGGGWCNTVEDCLDRKSNYRGSSTKMEKTMSFSGVLGNKPKTNPDFYNWNRIKVRYCDGSSFTGDVEAVDPATNLHFRGARVFRAIIDDLLAKGMKNAQNALLSGCSAGGLTSILHCDNFRSLLPVGTKVKCLADAGYFINAKTLSGSQHIQDFYSEVVALHGSAKNLPASCTSRMSPGLCFFPQNVVPQTRTPIFLVNAAYDSWQIKNILAPGVADPKGAWKKCKLNIKNCSPSQLQTMQEYRLQFLKTIAGASNSASHGVFIDSCFAHCQIGTQETWLAADSPMLSKTTIAKAVGDWYYDRTAFKKIDCPYPCNPTCKNREFDSNDQED; encoded by the exons ATGGCCTGTTCAAGATTAGGCAAATGGTTAACTCTTCTAGTATGTTTACTGGTATTGCTGAAAGCAGAAAGCCACCCTGTGGCACTCACTCTCGTCGAGAATGCAGTTGCTAAAGGAGCTG TTTGTTTGGATGGAAGCGCACCCGCTTACCATTTCGACAAGGGATTTGGTGCCGGAATCAACAATTGGTTGGTTCATGTTGAG GGTGGAGGATGGTGTAACACCGTTGAAGATTGCCTTGATCGCAAGAGCAATTACCGCGGTTCATCAACCAAAATGGAAAAGACAATGTCTTTTTCTGGGGTTCTTGGTAACAAGCCAAAGACTAATCCAG ACTTCTACAATTGGAATAGAATCAAAGTTCGGTACTGCGATGGCTCATCATTCACCGGTGATGTTGAAGCAGTCGACCCT GCAACAAATCTTCACTTCAGAGGAGCAAGGGTTTTCCGTGCCATCATTGATGATTTATTGGCAAAAGGAATGAAAAATGCTCAAAAC GCTCTTCTATCTGGTTGTTCGGCTGGTGGATTAACCTCGATTCTTCATTGTGATAACTTTCGTTCTCTCCTTCCTGTGGGTACTAAAGTAAAATGTCTAGCAGATGCTGGTTACTTCATTAATGC GAAGACTCTGTCTGGATCACAACACATTCAAGATTTTTACAGTGAAGTAGTTGCGCTACAT GGTTCGGCGAAGAACTTACCTGCATCCTGCACTTCAAGAATGAGTCCAGGGCTG TGCTTCTTCCCACAAAATGTGGTACCACAAACCCGAACGCCAATATTTTTGGTCAATGCAGCTTATGATTCGTGGCAG ATAAAGAACATTTTGGCACCGGGTGTTGCTGATCCTAAGGGTGCCTGGAAAAAGTGCAAGCTTAATATAAAGAACTGCTCGCCCAGTCAACTTCAAACCATGCAAG AATATAGGTTACAGTTCTTAAAAACAATTGCCGGTGCGAGCAATTCTGCATCTCATGGCGTGTTCATAGACTCTTGCTTTGCCCACTGCCAAATTGGAACGCAGGAGACATGGCTGGCAGCTGACTCTCCTATGTTGAGCAAGACG ACAATTGCAAAGGCAGTTGGAGACTGGTATTACGACCGCACTGCGTTCAAAAAGATTGATTGCCCTTACCCTTGCAATCCCACTTGCAAGAACCGTGAATTTGACTCAAACGATCAGGAAGATTAA